The genomic interval CGAAGACGATTCAACGCTAAGCGAAACATTTTCACTTTTTAATAAAATAGAGCCAACCGCGGTTATTGTATTTGTGGGAATCAGGATATATCCAAACACATTGCTTTATTATAAAGCGATTGAAGATAAAATCATCGAAAAAGATCAAAATATATTGGAACCTGTTTTTTACATCTCACCTAAGATAGACAGGGACGTTCTGCTTCAAAAAATTTATGATTACGCACAACAAAGCCATAATTGGATTGTGCCTGGTCTTGATATTAGATGTGATACGGATATGTTAACCGTTATGAGAAAAATAGGAAAAAGAGGGCCTTTATGGGATATGATCTAGTTCATTCACAAAGAGTAGTGCTGGTGACCGGCGGCAGCAAAGGCATCGGAAAAGCCATTTGCAAGGTATTTATCGGGGAAGGCGATCATGTAATTGTAAATCACTGCAAACCAATTGATGATATAGAGAAATTAAGAGAAGAATTTTCATCTCCGCAAGGAAGCTTTTCAATTGAAAAAGCAGATGTCACCGATTATGCGCAAATAAAACAAATGGTTGACAATATTGTGAAAAAGCATGGAAAGATAGACGTGCTTATCAATAACGCAGGTATAATTAAAGACGGTTATATAATGCTTATGTCGGCAAAAGATTGGAACGACGTTATTAACGTAAACCTGACGGGCGTTTTCAATTGTACAAAAGCAGTGTCTGAACATATGATTGGGCAAAGGAGCGGAACAATCATCAATATAGCGTCTTTGAGTGGAATTACTGGATTACCCGGCCAGACAAATTACTCCGCCGCTAAAGGTGGTGTAATTGCATTTACCATGGCCCTTTCAAAAGAACTTGCGCCTTTTTGTATTAGGGTAAACACCGTCGCTCCGGGAGTCATTGAAACAGATATCATTGATTCCCTCGATAAAAATAAGAGAAATAGTTACAAGGAACATATTCCTCTAAAAAGATTTGGAAAGCCGGAGGAAGTTGCATCCGTTGTCCGCTTCCTTGCATCATCCGAAGCAAGTTATATTACAGGGGAAGTTATTCGTGTATCCGGGGGATTAAATTGAATATGCATGACACGATCCAAAAACTCAAGGAATTACTTGTTACAAAATTAAAACTAAAAATCGGTGTAGACCAGATAAAAGAAGACACTCTGCTTTTCGGCTCAAATAGTCTGGGACTTGATTCCATAGATGTCCTGGAATTAATTATTGCTATAAAAAAAGAGTTTGGCGTTGAAATCATGGACAGAGAAACATCGGAACAAGTCTTTACCTCCGTTGGCGCAATAGCAAGATATATAGATAAAAACAAATGAAGAAGGCATTCCCAAGTCCCCCGGAAATACTCCCACACGCATACCCGTTTATTATGATAGACAAAATCATTAAATTTGAGGAAAAGATAAGCATTGTATGCATAAAGAATGTAAGTTTAAATGATGAATATTTGGGTGGACATTATCAGAAAAATACAAACTTCCCGGCTTTGCCGCAAGTGCTTGTATTAGAGGCAATGGTGCAATCATCAGGATTGGTACTGGGTAACACTAAAGACAAAGTTGCATATCTGTGTTTGATAAAAGAAGCCACATTTGAAAAATCTGTTGTGGCAGGAGATCAACTCGTAATCACTTCCAGGATAACGCAATCGTTTACACCCTTTTATGTATTTGAAGCTGTTGCAACAGTAGATAGCGAGATTGCCTCCAAAGCGGTAATAACACTTTCGTTGACGATAAAAGGAACAACATGAATTTGCAGCATGTGAATTGTAACCTTTGTGGCGCTGATGATACTAAAATAATTACAGTTCAAAGCAATCATAACGTGGTAAGATGCAAGAAATGCAGCCTTGTATATGTAAATCCAAGACCGAATACTGAGCATTTAATCCATCTCTATGAAACCTATCACCAAAGAAATGGAAAGAGAGAGTACACATGGGCAAATCTTATGGAGAGAAATTACAGGGAAGTATCGGGGTTTTTGGCGCAGGTTTTTCCCGGAAAAGGTAAAATCCTCGATATTGGATGCGGCTATGGGCATTTTCTCGAAATAATGAGGATTCTTGGATGGGTTGTTAGCGGAATTGATCCATCGCCAAATACGGTGTGTGCTGCAAACAAAAAGAATCTCAATGTTATTGAAACGTCCATTGAAGACGTTTCCCTCCCGGAAGCTTCTTTCGATGCGATAACAGCTTTTTACGTCCTGGAACATCTTCCGGATCCATACTCTGCGGTAAAAAAAATCCATTCCCTGCTAAAACCTGGAGGCGTGTTCGTCCTGAGAGTTCCACACACGACTCCTATTGTCAGACTCCTTTCATTATTCCATATAAAAAATAATCTCTACGATACCCCATACCACTTGTACGATTTTTCACCCGAAACCATTACCGTTCTGTTAAAAAAAGCGGGGTTTACAACGGTTCAGGTAAAGCCTGGCACACCGACACTTCCGGTTAATTTTTTAGAGAAAATAGTCTCCATTACATCGGGAAATATTGCCCGAATATTTTTTGCGGTCAGCGGGGGAAAATTTCTTTTCCCAGGCACAAGTAAAACCACAATTGCTTGTAAAAATCTGACAGAATAAACTTAACGCGTCGCGATAGTAAAACATGGAATTTTTCTTAAAAAAGTGCGCATCATTTATCCATTCCTTTCACAAGCAAATAGTTGTTGTATTTGCTCTGCTCACGGCAGTCTCCATAGTAACAATTTTTTACATGGAAATTAAAACGGACATAATAGACGTTCTTCCATCTAAAAATAAGAAAGTAGGCCAGTTTAAGGACTTCATTGAAAAATACGGTATTTCGGATAATGTAGTATTGCTGTTGGAATCGACGGAGAATGAAATTGATGAACAAACAGAACTCATAGAAACGCTTGCAAACAAACTTGCAGCATCTCCATATATTGAGCACGTTGATTATAGCCCGTTAAAATACGAAAACAGTTTTTTTATCAATCATATACCGTTGCTTCTTGATGAAAAAGGATTGAAACGCCTTGAAAACAGACTTACCCCAAAAGGCATCGAACGGCAAATAAGATATAATCTCCAAAAACTTCTCTCTCCCCTTAGTTCTCCAATCGATTACGAAATGATTTCAAAAGACCCTCTTGATATTGCAGACATAGTAAAAGATTCTCTTATGAGCGCAAACAAAGAGGACAGCCTTGATATCAGTACCGGTTATTACATCACGTCGGATTATTCAACTGCCGTTATCTTCGTTAAACCAAAGGGCAAAGGAAGGGATATGGCCTTTGTCGGTAATTTGAAACGGGAACTGGACGACATTATCTCATTCTCAATGGAGAAAGCCGGCAATCCTTCGGACGTACGGGTGGAACTTACCGGCAACTGCGTTTTATCGGAAGAAGTGCGCCAAATTATCCGTCATGACGTAGCATACTCTTTTCTCTTATCCGTTTTTCTCATTGCCGCACTCATATGGTTTGCGTACAGAGTAAGAGTTAAGATTCTATTGGTTATCGGATTTACCTTGTTGACGTCTCTTTCCACTACACTTGCCTTTGCATACCTGGTTTTCGGTAGTCTGAATATAGTAACAAGCGTTGTTGCGGCGCTACTTATCGGCCTTTACGTGGATTATGCAATGCATTCGGTAAATAGATTCGGCGAGGTTTTTAGAAAACTGAACAACCGGCAAAAGGCCCTGGAACAAACCCTTACCAAAACTGGTTCTGCGATCATTATATCTGCAAGCACAACGTCGCTGTCTTTTTTCAGTATAATTGTGACCAAATTCAATGGTTTGCATGAGTTGGGTATTGTTGC from Candidatus Kuenenia stuttgartiensis carries:
- a CDS encoding beta-ketoacyl-ACP reductase, with product MGYDLVHSQRVVLVTGGSKGIGKAICKVFIGEGDHVIVNHCKPIDDIEKLREEFSSPQGSFSIEKADVTDYAQIKQMVDNIVKKHGKIDVLINNAGIIKDGYIMLMSAKDWNDVINVNLTGVFNCTKAVSEHMIGQRSGTIINIASLSGITGLPGQTNYSAAKGGVIAFTMALSKELAPFCIRVNTVAPGVIETDIIDSLDKNKRNSYKEHIPLKRFGKPEEVASVVRFLASSEASYITGEVIRVSGGLN
- a CDS encoding phosphopantetheine-binding protein, which produces MHDTIQKLKELLVTKLKLKIGVDQIKEDTLLFGSNSLGLDSIDVLELIIAIKKEFGVEIMDRETSEQVFTSVGAIARYIDKNK
- the fabZ gene encoding 3-hydroxyacyl-ACP dehydratase FabZ, encoding MKKAFPSPPEILPHAYPFIMIDKIIKFEEKISIVCIKNVSLNDEYLGGHYQKNTNFPALPQVLVLEAMVQSSGLVLGNTKDKVAYLCLIKEATFEKSVVAGDQLVITSRITQSFTPFYVFEAVATVDSEIASKAVITLSLTIKGTT
- a CDS encoding class I SAM-dependent methyltransferase, yielding MNLQHVNCNLCGADDTKIITVQSNHNVVRCKKCSLVYVNPRPNTEHLIHLYETYHQRNGKREYTWANLMERNYREVSGFLAQVFPGKGKILDIGCGYGHFLEIMRILGWVVSGIDPSPNTVCAANKKNLNVIETSIEDVSLPEASFDAITAFYVLEHLPDPYSAVKKIHSLLKPGGVFVLRVPHTTPIVRLLSLFHIKNNLYDTPYHLYDFSPETITVLLKKAGFTTVQVKPGTPTLPVNFLEKIVSITSGNIARIFFAVSGGKFLFPGTSKTTIACKNLTE